A genome region from Cognatishimia activa includes the following:
- the hisI gene encoding phosphoribosyl-AMP cyclohydrolase, whose amino-acid sequence MAFDPKTLKYDANGLIPAIAQDATSHEVLMMAWMNEESVKRTLETGRVTYWSRSRQSFWIKGETSGHTQELVDFRYDCDQDCILVLINQTGAACHTMRRSCFYTAVRDGEEIELMKPMHDCDDH is encoded by the coding sequence ATGGCTTTCGACCCGAAAACGCTGAAGTACGACGCAAATGGCCTGATCCCTGCGATTGCGCAGGATGCCACCAGCCATGAGGTCTTGATGATGGCGTGGATGAATGAGGAATCCGTCAAGCGGACGCTGGAAACGGGGCGGGTGACCTATTGGTCTAGGTCACGGCAGTCGTTTTGGATCAAGGGCGAGACAAGCGGGCATACGCAGGAATTGGTCGATTTCCGCTATGACTGCGATCAGGATTGTATCCTTGTGCTGATTAACCAGACTGGGGCGGCCTGTCACACCATGCGACGCAGTTGTTTTTACACAGCGGTTCGGGACGGCGAAGAGATTGAGCTTATGAAGCCAATGCATGACTGCGACGACCACTAG
- a CDS encoding iron-sulfur cluster assembly scaffold protein, whose protein sequence is MSGDTDLIKLYSGRILALAADMPRTERLADPHATVKKRSPLCGSTITVDVILQDDKISEYGQDVKACALGQAAASVVGAHVVGLSRAEIETARDALKDMLKNDGPAPAAPFEDLEVLRPARDYKNRHASIMLALEATLEAIDQAEQSACA, encoded by the coding sequence ATGTCTGGCGATACCGATCTGATCAAACTCTATTCTGGGCGCATTCTAGCGCTGGCCGCCGACATGCCGCGCACGGAGCGTTTGGCGGATCCGCATGCGACGGTCAAGAAACGCTCGCCGCTCTGTGGGTCAACAATAACCGTCGATGTGATCCTGCAAGACGATAAAATTTCCGAATATGGTCAGGATGTTAAGGCCTGCGCTTTGGGTCAAGCAGCGGCCTCAGTGGTGGGCGCGCATGTGGTGGGCCTGTCTCGCGCCGAGATCGAAACCGCGCGTGACGCTTTGAAAGACATGCTGAAAAACGACGGCCCCGCCCCCGCGGCCCCTTTCGAAGACCTCGAAGTGCTGCGCCCGGCCCGCGACTATAAAAACCGCCACGCGTCGATCATGCTCGCCCTTGAAGCCACGCTCGAAGCCATCGATCAGGCTGAGCAATCCGCCTGCGCCTGA